One Megasphaera elsdenii DSM 20460 genomic window carries:
- a CDS encoding biotin transporter BioY, with the protein MVSSALSSHRWDTRDLVLFALFTALIAIGAFIRIPVPFCPFTLQLLFTTLAGLLLGSRRGAASVAVYVFLGLIGLPVFTSGGGPSYIFQPTFGYLLGFIGGAGLTGYIAHQVPVPSLRRLLAADFAGLVIVYACGMVYLALINNVYLGTPISLWTLFVYCFVLPIPGDIFLCIVAAFLARRVQRTIAA; encoded by the coding sequence CCCTGTTCACAGCGCTCATCGCCATCGGGGCTTTCATCCGCATCCCCGTTCCCTTCTGTCCCTTCACGCTGCAGTTATTGTTCACGACGCTAGCCGGTCTGCTGCTGGGAAGCCGCCGCGGCGCCGCATCCGTCGCGGTCTACGTCTTCTTGGGCCTGATCGGCCTGCCGGTCTTCACCTCTGGCGGCGGCCCGTCATACATCTTCCAGCCGACTTTCGGGTATCTCCTCGGCTTCATCGGCGGCGCCGGCCTGACGGGATATATTGCCCACCAAGTTCCGGTCCCGTCCCTTCGCCGGTTGCTGGCCGCTGATTTCGCCGGCCTCGTCATCGTTTACGCCTGCGGCATGGTCTATTTGGCCTTGATCAACAACGTGTACCTGGGCACGCCGATCAGTTTGTGGACGCTCTTCGTCTACTGCTTCGTCCTGCCCATCCCTGGCGACATCTTCTTGTGTATCGTCGCCGCTTTCCTGGCCCGTCGTGTCCAACGGACCATAGCCGCTTAG